A window of Pyrobaculum aerophilum str. IM2 contains these coding sequences:
- a CDS encoding HEPN domain-containing protein: MIHPKWLERHYRHMKEALRGLELGDHPWACYNAFVAVRSLILGLLGRPPHSPTPSVEALPALLKKLSPNPPEEVMRCARCLEKRLTDPKGEMCVKCADILCDYLAKLVSPSLFEKFKF; this comes from the coding sequence GTGATTCACCCCAAGTGGCTCGAGAGACATTATAGACACATGAAAGAGGCGCTCAGAGGGCTGGAGCTGGGGGACCACCCGTGGGCTTGTTACAACGCCTTTGTGGCCGTGCGCTCTTTAATACTGGGCCTACTGGGCAGGCCCCCTCACAGCCCCACGCCGAGCGTAGAGGCGCTACCGGCCCTTTTGAAAAAGCTGTCGCCAAATCCCCCCGAAGAGGTAATGCGGTGCGCGCGCTGTCTTGAAAAACGCTTAACAGATCCCAAAGGCGAGATGTGCGTCAAATGCGCCGACATCTTATGCGATTACCTCGCCAAGTTAGTGAGCCCCTCTTTATTCGAAAAATTTAAATTCTAA
- the sat gene encoding sulfate adenylyltransferase, producing MPAPLEPHGGRLVYNVIEDRDKAAAMIQGLPSIEIEPTLGPDGSPIRNPYREIMSIAYGFFSPVEGFMTRNEVESILKERRLLNGWLFPFPLIYDVDEEKIKGIKEGDSVLLKLKGKPLAVLNVEEIWRLPDRKELADAVFGTPERNKEVVKKRFDEKHPGWLIYRSMRPMALAGKITVVNPPRFKEPYSRFWMPPRVSREYVEKKGWRIVVAHQTRNVPHIGHEMLMKRAMFVAGGERPGDAVLVNAIIGAKRPGDYVDEAILEGHEALNKAGYFHPDRHVVTMTLWDMRYGNPLESLLHGIIRQNMGATHHMFGRDHAATGDYYDPYATQYLWTRGLPSYGLNEPPHMTDKGLRIKPVNLGEFAYCPKCGEYTYLGMSYEGYKEVALCGHTPERISGSLLRGIIIEGLRPPKVVMRPEVYDVIVKWWRVYGYPYVTDKYLRIKEQELEVEL from the coding sequence ATGCCAGCTCCTCTGGAGCCCCACGGCGGTCGTTTAGTATATAACGTAATTGAGGACAGAGATAAGGCGGCGGCTATGATACAAGGGCTGCCGTCTATTGAAATTGAGCCGACGTTAGGCCCCGACGGCTCGCCTATCCGCAACCCGTATAGAGAGATCATGTCTATTGCATACGGCTTCTTCAGCCCGGTGGAGGGCTTTATGACGAGAAATGAAGTGGAGTCGATTCTCAAAGAGAGGAGGCTTTTAAACGGCTGGCTCTTCCCCTTCCCCTTGATATACGACGTCGACGAGGAGAAGATTAAGGGCATTAAAGAGGGAGACTCAGTCCTTCTAAAGCTCAAGGGTAAGCCTCTCGCCGTGTTGAACGTTGAGGAAATATGGAGGCTTCCAGACCGCAAAGAGCTGGCCGATGCGGTCTTCGGCACGCCGGAGAGAAATAAGGAGGTTGTGAAGAAGAGATTTGACGAGAAACACCCAGGGTGGCTGATCTACCGATCGATGAGGCCGATGGCCCTCGCCGGAAAAATTACTGTTGTAAATCCGCCGAGGTTTAAAGAGCCTTACTCGCGGTTTTGGATGCCTCCGCGCGTCTCGAGGGAGTACGTGGAGAAAAAGGGGTGGCGGATAGTAGTTGCCCACCAGACTAGAAACGTCCCCCACATAGGCCACGAGATGCTTATGAAAAGGGCAATGTTCGTGGCGGGAGGCGAGAGGCCTGGAGACGCCGTTTTAGTCAACGCTATAATTGGCGCCAAGCGGCCTGGGGACTACGTGGATGAGGCGATTTTAGAAGGCCACGAGGCGTTGAACAAAGCCGGGTATTTCCACCCAGACCGCCACGTGGTCACCATGACGCTATGGGATATGCGCTACGGCAACCCTCTTGAGTCTCTTCTACACGGCATAATTAGGCAGAACATGGGGGCTACTCACCACATGTTCGGCCGCGACCACGCCGCGACTGGCGACTATTACGACCCCTACGCCACGCAGTACTTATGGACCAGAGGGCTCCCCAGCTACGGCTTAAACGAGCCTCCCCACATGACTGACAAGGGGCTGAGGATAAAGCCGGTTAACCTCGGCGAGTTCGCCTATTGTCCCAAATGCGGCGAGTATACATACCTCGGCATGTCCTACGAGGGGTATAAAGAAGTGGCGCTGTGTGGACACACGCCGGAGCGCATCTCCGGCTCCCTCCTCCGCGGCATTATAATAGAGGGCTTGAGGCCGCCTAAAGTGGTGATGAGGCCTGAGGTATACGACGTAATTGTGAAGTGGTGGAGGGTATACGGCTATCCCTACGTGACCGATAAATACCTAAGAATAAAGGAACAAGAGCTAGAGGTGGAGCTATGA
- a CDS encoding DUF6955 family protein, with translation MTYKIGLLIDEKRYEAIKNTPLAQSLKSMFGGEIKMLEVEVDEETAKRILAEFPSARVDARGFLEDLPVAFKRALFEAIAQEGNADKSVFEKVFQKIDVIKEAAKKEKEYVPPP, from the coding sequence ATGACATATAAAATAGGGCTTTTAATAGACGAGAAGAGATACGAGGCTATTAAAAACACCCCGCTGGCCCAGAGTTTAAAGTCTATGTTCGGCGGCGAGATAAAGATGTTAGAGGTTGAGGTTGATGAAGAGACCGCCAAGAGAATACTCGCGGAATTCCCGTCGGCCAGAGTAGACGCGAGGGGCTTTCTCGAGGATCTGCCAGTGGCGTTTAAGAGGGCGCTCTTCGAGGCCATAGCCCAGGAGGGGAATGCGGACAAATCGGTGTTCGAAAAAGTGTTTCAAAAAATCGACGTTATTAAAGAGGCGGCGAAGAAGGAGAAAGAATACGTGCCCCCGCCGTAG
- a CDS encoding respiratory nitrate reductase subunit gamma, producing MDPVTIILYGVFPYISLLLFAGGVLYRLGSWLSASGLTGLYSVAVKGYTWSFGSRLGEVLKRVFLLYTLTMSDKMLLVGSFLFHWGIWIALLGHASMIIPPEQFGMPKETHKAIALYAGGTAGVMSLIGLVILLIRRIVRSDVRRLSFLDDWFALILLLLLVAVGNYQTLVLRPDYMETVAPWVQSVLAGSPRLELVEHWDFATKLHVFLALLFIAYVPFGKLIHPFSFLAMPTLWKSPTKLYGYILAKIRG from the coding sequence ATGGACCCAGTCACAATAATTTTATACGGCGTATTTCCCTATATTTCACTACTGCTTTTTGCGGGGGGCGTGTTGTATAGACTCGGCAGCTGGCTGTCCGCCAGCGGCCTCACGGGGCTTTACTCAGTGGCGGTTAAGGGCTATACCTGGAGCTTTGGCTCCAGGCTGGGGGAGGTTTTAAAACGGGTTTTCCTCCTATACACCTTGACGATGTCCGACAAAATGCTTTTAGTGGGCTCGTTCCTATTCCACTGGGGCATTTGGATAGCGTTGCTGGGCCACGCCTCTATGATTATCCCGCCGGAGCAATTCGGCATGCCTAAAGAGACGCATAAGGCCATTGCGCTATACGCCGGAGGGACAGCTGGCGTCATGTCGCTAATAGGCTTAGTGATACTCCTCATAAGAAGGATTGTGAGGAGCGACGTGAGGAGGCTGAGCTTTCTAGACGACTGGTTCGCCTTAATCCTCCTGCTCCTCCTCGTGGCCGTGGGGAATTACCAGACGCTTGTGCTACGCCCTGACTACATGGAGACTGTAGCCCCGTGGGTCCAGTCCGTGTTGGCGGGGAGCCCCAGGCTTGAGCTAGTGGAACACTGGGACTTCGCCACTAAGCTACACGTCTTCCTGGCGCTGTTGTTTATCGCGTACGTCCCGTTCGGTAAGTTAATACACCCCTTCTCCTTCTTGGCAATGCCGACGTTGTGGAAAAGCCCCACGAAACTATACGGCTACATATTGGCGAAAATAAGAGGGTAA
- a CDS encoding NAD(P)/FAD-dependent oxidoreductase, whose amino-acid sequence MKSVVIIGGGVGGLFTANKLASKLSAEIRRGEVSVTVVEPQDRQVYQPGFLYVPFKELTPDVMFKPVSKLVSPLVKVEREPAAKIDLSAKKIVLQSGKELKYDYLIVATGAVVKTGSYPGFGEAWHTLWTYEGAKRLREALRRFNGGTIVVSVTSTPYKCPVAPYEFLGLLNDYLMATGLRAKTKVIFTTVAPHLHAQPQVNKFLEEIMRMWGFDYKTKFQVNAIEPGKISGPEEIKADLIMAVPPHGGSEVVTKSGIGDQAGWVPVDRHTLQIQAQGATGAEYAIGDATNLPVPKAGSVAHFQSEIVSSRIAEEIQLGYSDTEYDGRVICFILTGFEEATVVSWNYENPAKYPPPPSRFFNRLKDMTNYSIWSVMRCGL is encoded by the coding sequence ATGAAATCGGTAGTAATAATAGGTGGGGGAGTTGGGGGCTTGTTCACCGCCAATAAATTGGCGTCTAAATTATCGGCAGAAATTAGAAGAGGCGAGGTGTCAGTAACTGTAGTGGAGCCTCAAGACAGACAAGTGTACCAGCCGGGCTTTCTATACGTGCCGTTTAAAGAATTAACGCCTGATGTAATGTTCAAGCCTGTGTCTAAACTGGTGTCGCCGTTAGTAAAAGTGGAGAGAGAGCCCGCGGCTAAAATTGACCTGTCGGCGAAGAAAATAGTTTTGCAAAGCGGTAAGGAGCTGAAATATGACTACTTAATCGTGGCGACTGGGGCTGTGGTGAAGACGGGGAGCTACCCCGGGTTTGGAGAGGCGTGGCACACCTTATGGACTTATGAAGGCGCTAAGAGACTGAGGGAGGCGTTGAGGAGGTTTAACGGCGGCACAATCGTAGTCTCTGTGACGTCTACGCCGTATAAATGCCCCGTCGCTCCGTACGAGTTCCTCGGACTCTTGAACGACTATTTAATGGCCACCGGGCTCAGGGCGAAGACAAAGGTTATTTTCACCACAGTGGCGCCGCACCTCCACGCCCAGCCGCAAGTCAATAAATTCCTAGAGGAGATCATGAGGATGTGGGGCTTTGATTACAAGACGAAATTCCAAGTAAACGCAATAGAGCCCGGCAAAATCTCCGGCCCGGAGGAGATTAAGGCAGATTTAATTATGGCAGTGCCGCCTCACGGAGGCTCCGAGGTTGTGACTAAGTCCGGGATAGGAGACCAAGCTGGGTGGGTGCCAGTGGATAGACACACGCTTCAGATTCAAGCCCAGGGCGCCACTGGGGCGGAATACGCCATAGGCGACGCCACTAACCTTCCAGTTCCTAAGGCGGGTTCCGTGGCTCACTTCCAGAGCGAGATTGTGTCGTCGAGAATAGCAGAGGAGATACAATTGGGATACTCCGACACTGAATACGACGGCCGCGTTATATGTTTTATACTCACAGGCTTTGAAGAGGCAACTGTGGTCTCGTGGAATTACGAAAACCCGGCGAAATACCCGCCGCCTCCCAGCCGCTTCTTCAACCGCTTGAAAGACATGACTAATTACTCTATATGGTCAGTGATGAGGTGCGGGCTATGA
- a CDS encoding DUF1641 domain-containing protein has translation MTAQELKPSEEKIEKLIELLQQDKVQEALISIVERLDIIKELVNTLYDFKRSGVLDDLLNAAASLRFFTEGLLTREFMERVSILQEVALIAGNNLAMDSSKVDCLTYAVAAADDAKPVGLFGLLNALRDPEVQRGLGFLIAVLKKLGSCQR, from the coding sequence ATGACGGCCCAAGAGCTCAAGCCCAGCGAGGAGAAAATAGAAAAACTCATAGAATTGCTTCAACAAGACAAAGTCCAAGAGGCTTTGATAAGCATAGTTGAGCGCCTCGACATAATTAAAGAGTTGGTCAACACGCTGTATGACTTCAAGAGGAGCGGAGTATTAGATGACCTGTTAAACGCCGCCGCCTCGCTTAGGTTCTTCACCGAGGGCCTACTCACCAGGGAGTTCATGGAAAGAGTATCTATACTACAAGAGGTGGCCCTGATTGCCGGCAACAATTTAGCAATGGACAGCTCTAAGGTGGACTGTCTCACATACGCCGTAGCCGCAGCGGATGACGCAAAGCCCGTGGGCCTATTTGGCTTATTAAACGCCTTGAGAGATCCAGAGGTGCAGAGAGGACTGGGCTTTTTAATAGCAGTGCTTAAAAAACTCGGTTCTTGCCAGCGCTGA
- the merA gene encoding mercury(II) reductase, whose translation MYDVVVLGGGSAGVAAAVKAAQLGAKVAVVNSGPLGGTCVNVGCVPSKFLIRAAQLKRYAERPFFKGISAKVEVAFDALLQHMKEVVEELRREKYEEVLKYYDVDIIEGYGYLKDAKTVKVGEREVRGEKIIVATGARPRVPEIPGLKEAMARGMAFTNEEFFKLDHMPSSIVFIGGGAIAAELSQALARLGIEVAVIYRSSFLKYEEEIASKFVEELLANEGVRLIKAAVTAVEIRGREVEVRHSGGSVRAEALFVAAGRAPNIEPLGGLLKLGPNGGVLVNERMETSLPGVYAAGDVTGGLEGARFLENAAARQGVVAAVNAMGGNAKFNPLAVPRVVFTDPAVASVGLREEDMIKGGIGCRCRAAPIEAVAAGWTKGQTTGFIKINTYPETWKVSVKRGKIAGALVVAPEAEELINVFAMAIQLGLTVEDLIEWLPSFPSYGEALRLAALAFYTDPTKLSCCGG comes from the coding sequence ATGTATGACGTTGTAGTCCTCGGGGGCGGCAGCGCTGGCGTGGCCGCCGCCGTGAAGGCGGCGCAACTAGGGGCTAAAGTAGCCGTTGTAAACTCAGGGCCTCTCGGGGGTACTTGTGTTAATGTTGGCTGTGTGCCCAGCAAATTTCTCATCAGAGCGGCTCAGCTAAAACGCTACGCAGAACGCCCCTTCTTCAAGGGCATTTCCGCCAAAGTGGAGGTGGCTTTTGACGCGCTGTTGCAACACATGAAGGAAGTGGTGGAGGAGTTGCGCAGGGAGAAATACGAGGAGGTTTTGAAGTATTACGACGTCGACATTATAGAGGGATACGGCTACTTAAAAGATGCAAAGACCGTGAAAGTAGGGGAGAGGGAGGTGCGGGGCGAGAAGATAATAGTGGCCACTGGGGCCAGGCCTAGGGTGCCTGAGATCCCGGGCCTTAAAGAGGCCATGGCGCGAGGGATGGCCTTCACCAACGAGGAGTTTTTTAAACTTGATCATATGCCCAGCTCTATAGTGTTTATCGGCGGCGGCGCCATAGCCGCCGAGCTGTCGCAAGCGCTGGCGAGGCTGGGGATAGAGGTGGCCGTAATATACCGCAGCTCTTTTTTAAAATACGAGGAGGAGATTGCCTCCAAATTCGTCGAAGAGCTTTTAGCAAACGAAGGCGTCCGCTTAATAAAAGCCGCGGTCACTGCGGTGGAAATTAGGGGCAGGGAGGTGGAGGTGAGACACTCAGGGGGCTCCGTTAGGGCCGAGGCCCTCTTCGTGGCGGCTGGAAGGGCGCCCAATATTGAGCCGCTTGGGGGCCTCCTAAAACTGGGGCCTAACGGCGGCGTTTTAGTCAACGAGAGGATGGAGACCTCCCTCCCAGGCGTTTACGCCGCGGGAGACGTCACGGGGGGTTTAGAGGGCGCGCGCTTCTTAGAAAACGCCGCCGCCAGACAAGGCGTTGTGGCGGCGGTAAACGCCATGGGGGGAAATGCCAAGTTCAACCCCCTGGCGGTTCCCCGCGTGGTCTTCACAGATCCGGCAGTCGCCAGCGTGGGCCTCAGGGAGGAGGACATGATTAAAGGCGGCATAGGGTGTCGTTGTAGAGCCGCGCCTATTGAGGCAGTCGCGGCAGGGTGGACTAAGGGGCAGACAACGGGGTTTATAAAAATCAACACATACCCAGAGACTTGGAAAGTATCTGTAAAGAGGGGGAAAATAGCGGGAGCTTTAGTCGTTGCGCCGGAGGCAGAGGAGTTAATAAACGTCTTCGCCATGGCGATTCAGCTGGGGCTCACGGTAGAAGACTTGATTGAGTGGCTACCCAGTTTCCCCTCTTACGGAGAGGCCCTGAGGCTGGCCGCGCTTGCCTTTTATACAGATCCCACTAAACTGAGCTGTTGCGGCGGGTAA
- a CDS encoding FAD-dependent oxidoreductase: MKRRDFLKFVAAIAAGAVGGYLLTRPRIRKADVVVVGGGLAGSTIVKNLKGLDVVVIERGEYYVVGPAKEDIVLGLAQPGEYATRFEKYIRGEAFAVDPGNRLVYTTAGVFQYRYLVLAPGIRLAYEDVSIEPGAKYVNIYDDSNVLSNIGALRNARGRVVIAHPGLPYRCTSAPYEMAFLIKWLNPQAEISVVSGVKEIPAEFVHQISGLGDKVASLMEERGIGFIGGHEVVEVRANELVLDDGDVVKYDSLVWTPPHRGWPWLVEAGLAREGEFGYIRVDDNMRALGWDDIYAVGDVVWHVVKTGWAAFYEALVASAKILEDMGLEAKPPGFLYSEDAVRLTPQEAVRGAKAWWPIYGDILWRNIYGPSRENAEAKYQWMNAMKKIILEAQSLL, encoded by the coding sequence ATGAAACGGCGAGATTTTCTAAAATTCGTCGCCGCCATTGCCGCGGGCGCTGTCGGCGGCTATTTGTTGACAAGACCCCGTATTAGAAAAGCCGACGTGGTTGTAGTGGGGGGAGGCCTCGCGGGATCTACAATTGTAAAAAACCTAAAGGGTTTAGACGTAGTAGTAATAGAGAGGGGCGAATATTACGTCGTGGGCCCTGCTAAGGAGGATATTGTCCTCGGCTTGGCTCAGCCTGGGGAATATGCCACGAGGTTTGAGAAATACATAAGGGGGGAGGCGTTTGCAGTGGATCCCGGCAATAGGCTTGTCTACACTACAGCAGGCGTTTTTCAATACCGCTATTTAGTGCTGGCCCCGGGGATTAGGCTGGCGTATGAGGATGTCTCAATTGAGCCGGGCGCAAAATATGTAAATATTTACGATGATAGTAACGTCCTGTCTAATATAGGCGCGTTGAGAAATGCACGCGGCCGCGTGGTAATTGCCCACCCAGGTTTGCCTTATCGATGCACCTCTGCGCCTTATGAAATGGCCTTTTTAATAAAGTGGCTAAATCCACAGGCCGAGATCTCTGTAGTCTCGGGCGTAAAGGAAATACCGGCGGAGTTTGTACACCAAATATCCGGGCTGGGCGATAAGGTAGCCTCTTTAATGGAAGAGAGGGGAATAGGTTTTATCGGAGGACACGAGGTGGTGGAGGTGCGGGCCAATGAGTTGGTATTAGACGACGGCGATGTGGTGAAATATGACAGCCTCGTGTGGACTCCTCCACATAGGGGGTGGCCGTGGCTGGTGGAGGCAGGGCTTGCGAGGGAGGGGGAATTTGGCTATATTAGAGTAGACGACAATATGAGGGCGCTGGGCTGGGACGATATATATGCAGTAGGCGATGTGGTGTGGCACGTGGTAAAGACCGGATGGGCGGCTTTTTATGAGGCGTTAGTGGCCTCCGCCAAAATATTAGAGGATATGGGGCTAGAGGCTAAACCCCCGGGATTTTTATACAGCGAAGACGCCGTTAGGCTAACTCCCCAAGAGGCTGTTAGAGGCGCAAAGGCGTGGTGGCCTATATACGGCGACATATTGTGGCGAAATATCTACGGCCCCTCAAGAGAAAACGCCGAGGCGAAATACCAGTGGATGAACGCGATGAAAAAAATAATTTTAGAGGCTCAAAGCCTTTTGTAA
- a CDS encoding ZIP family metal transporter yields the protein MAKNLGEMIFIKEPLFFLFVYFLFFPLLRVGTRPYVYAIAGGAAAHMALMAGGNASSLPKSLAVAWPVNLIPLFLYAVIITSAAFLVFLRAGTKVSPGDALALGLGLYNYSYGLMIASAVYSLPRYSELAEPLLLSGLITFAGVEVFVLRAVASSTKSALKTWPVPAITFPAGWLSYWVLPPLSTDIYPRLILATAQAGSAALIVYAMFRNNLVAASLMGGLSSYKFWASLFGGVMLYAVPEVLIHLYHPAVHAYHSL from the coding sequence GTGGCTAAAAATCTGGGGGAGATGATTTTCATAAAAGAACCCCTCTTTTTCCTCTTTGTTTATTTTCTGTTTTTCCCATTGCTCAGAGTGGGGACTAGGCCGTATGTTTACGCAATTGCGGGCGGGGCCGCGGCTCATATGGCTCTTATGGCTGGGGGCAACGCCTCTTCCCTCCCCAAGTCTCTTGCAGTAGCCTGGCCTGTGAATCTCATTCCGCTTTTCTTATATGCAGTAATTATAACCTCGGCTGCTTTCCTAGTTTTTCTAAGGGCTGGCACTAAAGTCAGCCCCGGCGATGCCCTAGCCCTGGGGCTTGGGCTGTATAACTACTCCTACGGCCTAATGATTGCCTCAGCTGTATACTCTTTACCCAGATATTCAGAGCTGGCAGAGCCGCTGTTGTTATCAGGCTTAATAACTTTCGCAGGAGTTGAGGTTTTCGTGCTGAGGGCTGTGGCGTCGTCTACAAAATCAGCTCTTAAGACTTGGCCCGTACCTGCCATAACTTTCCCCGCCGGCTGGCTTTCATATTGGGTATTGCCTCCTCTCTCTACAGACATATACCCCAGGCTCATATTGGCGACCGCACAGGCGGGATCAGCCGCGTTGATAGTATACGCCATGTTTAGAAATAATTTAGTGGCCGCCTCTTTAATGGGGGGACTTAGCTCGTATAAATTCTGGGCTTCTCTCTTCGGCGGCGTTATGTTATACGCCGTGCCTGAGGTGTTAATCCACCTCTACCACCCAGCGGTACACGCTTATCATAGTCTATGA